A portion of the Fusobacterium perfoetens ATCC 29250 genome contains these proteins:
- the priA gene encoding replication restart helicase PriA, whose protein sequence is MRYYKLFVDGTNSFFTYLDKDDKFNIGDRVVVNFRNQEKGAFVIQKEQEQKFDFKVLEIKRKLENELSFSENYIELLIWISNYYMCNFSQVISTAIPKELKIHYNETYSLLVSSYKNLDLSNEEKEILDYFYSKESVNKETLRKKIDLETLKKYIKEELLIIDKNKKVSFNFEKYFSMEKKKVLENIYKYFLSKKKIPKKTLEEKFEKKTINKLINKKILFLEKNIYEKDNYKITEDLNKKISTDIVLNKEQEKIVKNIEISFNKYFLIKGVTGSGKTEIYIRLIKNALIKNKGSIFLVPEISLTPQMKNRFRKEFGDEVAVLHSNISDSEKKKEWIYIEKGYKKIVLGARSAIFAPVKNLEYIIVDEEHENTYKQDTNPRYNAKYVAIKKAMLENSKVVFGSATPDIESYFLGKNKKFQLEILNKRFNDSNLPEVEIVDMKAEENNFFSKKLLQNIRETLLRKEQVIILLNRKGYSTMIQCKDCGHIEECDHCSIKLSYYESNQKLKCNYCGKEIRFTGKCSKCGSHNLYYGGKGTEQIEEKLKEYFDVPIIRVDSETTKEKNFYEKAYFDFLNKKYDIMIGTQMIAKGLHFPDVTLVGVINADLILNFPDFRASEKTFQLITQVAGRAGRENKKGKVIIQTYQPENYIMENIKNSDYDSFYKKEIEMRELLEYPPFSKTINIGFSSTDEKILEEVINSFYKLIKRDYVEIFPPNKSLVYKVKDRYRKNIFIKGKKEKINYFKKEISRILENFDKKNCRIVIDVDPINLI, encoded by the coding sequence ATGAGATATTATAAATTGTTTGTTGATGGAACAAACTCTTTTTTCACTTACCTTGATAAAGATGATAAATTTAATATAGGTGATAGAGTAGTAGTTAATTTTAGAAATCAAGAAAAAGGAGCATTTGTTATTCAGAAAGAGCAAGAACAGAAATTTGATTTTAAAGTTCTTGAAATTAAAAGAAAATTAGAAAATGAGTTATCTTTTTCTGAAAACTATATAGAACTTTTAATATGGATTTCAAATTATTATATGTGTAATTTTTCACAAGTTATTTCTACAGCTATTCCTAAAGAGTTAAAAATTCATTATAATGAAACTTATAGTCTTTTAGTAAGTAGTTATAAAAATTTAGATTTATCAAATGAAGAGAAAGAGATATTAGATTATTTTTATTCAAAAGAATCTGTTAATAAAGAAACTTTGAGAAAAAAAATAGATTTAGAGACTTTAAAGAAATATATAAAAGAAGAACTTTTAATAATAGATAAAAATAAGAAAGTATCTTTTAATTTTGAAAAATATTTTTCTATGGAGAAAAAAAAAGTTTTAGAAAATATTTATAAATATTTTTTGAGTAAGAAAAAAATTCCTAAGAAAACTTTAGAAGAAAAGTTTGAAAAAAAAACTATAAATAAACTTATAAATAAAAAAATATTATTTTTAGAAAAAAATATTTATGAAAAGGATAATTATAAAATAACTGAAGATTTAAACAAAAAAATTTCAACTGATATTGTGCTTAATAAAGAACAAGAAAAAATTGTAAAAAATATTGAAATATCTTTTAATAAATACTTTTTAATAAAAGGGGTTACAGGAAGTGGAAAAACTGAAATTTATATAAGGCTTATAAAAAATGCTTTAATTAAAAACAAAGGAAGTATATTTTTAGTTCCAGAAATTTCTCTTACTCCTCAAATGAAAAATAGATTTAGAAAAGAATTTGGAGATGAGGTAGCAGTTTTACACAGTAATATATCTGATTCCGAAAAGAAAAAAGAATGGATATATATAGAAAAAGGATATAAAAAAATAGTTTTAGGAGCAAGGTCTGCTATATTTGCTCCTGTTAAGAACCTAGAATATATAATTGTAGATGAGGAACATGAAAATACCTACAAACAAGATACTAATCCTAGATATAATGCAAAATATGTGGCAATAAAAAAAGCCATGTTAGAAAATTCAAAAGTTGTATTTGGTTCTGCAACTCCTGATATAGAGAGCTACTTTTTAGGAAAAAATAAAAAATTTCAATTAGAAATTTTGAATAAGAGATTTAATGATTCTAATCTTCCAGAAGTAGAAATAGTGGATATGAAAGCAGAAGAAAATAATTTTTTTAGTAAAAAACTTTTACAAAATATAAGGGAAACTTTATTAAGAAAAGAACAAGTTATTATTCTCTTGAATAGAAAAGGATATTCTACAATGATTCAATGTAAAGATTGTGGTCATATAGAAGAATGTGACCACTGTTCAATAAAATTAAGTTACTATGAAAGTAATCAAAAATTAAAATGTAATTATTGTGGAAAAGAAATTAGATTTACTGGAAAATGTAGTAAGTGTGGAAGCCATAATCTATATTATGGTGGAAAAGGAACTGAACAGATAGAAGAAAAATTAAAGGAATATTTTGATGTTCCTATAATAAGAGTTGATTCTGAAACAACAAAAGAAAAAAATTTTTATGAAAAAGCATATTTTGATTTTTTAAATAAAAAATATGATATAATGATAGGGACACAGATGATAGCAAAAGGGTTACATTTTCCAGATGTAACCTTAGTAGGAGTTATAAATGCTGATTTAATATTAAATTTTCCAGACTTTAGAGCTTCAGAAAAAACTTTTCAACTTATAACACAGGTTGCTGGAAGAGCAGGAAGAGAGAATAAAAAAGGTAAGGTTATAATTCAAACTTATCAGCCTGAAAACTATATTATGGAAAATATAAAAAATAGTGATTATGATTCTTTTTATAAAAAAGAAATAGAGATGAGGGAACTTTTAGAATATCCACCATTTTCTAAAACTATTAATATAGGTTTCTCATCTACAGATGAGAAAATTCTTGAAGAGGTGATTAATTCTTTTTATAAACTTATAAAAAGAGATTATGTGGAAATTTTTCCTCCAAATAAAAGTTTAGTTTATAAAGTTAAAGATAGATATAGAAAAAATATTTTTATTAAAGGGAAAAAAGAAAAAATAAATTATTTTAAAAAGGAAATATCAAGAATTTTAGAAAATTTTGATAAAAAAAATTGTAGAATTGTAATTGATGTTGACCCAATAAATTTAATATAA
- a CDS encoding penicillin-binding transpeptidase domain-containing protein — MNTKLLKILLIILNILFLIGSIILKNHLYIVASIFFLIYILWIFRKWKKLGKKKRFTARALASCDIIFFFIMIFFLRIYKVQIIDNGKYQGLIRKQVEGFSLLKGKRGTIYNKNGREIVYDISVYDIIIDPYMLSLTNKLPEITTEIVDTLSLNRNKKEFIDHLLKESQRKKRYNLLDVNLNLEEKKKIEEIMKKYGLRNNEIILKEENERTYYRKEIYENIVGVLGLDSNGENLVGISGIEKEYESYLKPKNMKIKRSFIKNRKFTIPTAKKILDISSDGKDLYLTIEDDLQYILNDEIKKQFEETDSEEAYGIIVDPNTGAILALSSFHKNPHIVRNPLFQNQVEPGSIFKPIIVAGALNDGYITEDSIFDIGDGRIKKYGHTIKEATRSLKGELTVKQILEKSSNVGMVMLTDNIEDSKIEEYLDDFGFYNKTNIDFPYERKPYNIPSKKWDKLKKSTISFGQGIVVTPIQMIMAFSSLVNGGKLYKPYLIEKIIDSSDSTVIRRNIPEVIKTPISKETSEKMKKMLEDVVESGGGEKAKVEGYTIGGKTGTAQISAGRVGYLKEDYLTSFIGFFPVNKPKYVGLIMFYKPNVDKKFGGLVAAPVFGNVIKRLTMTREIVSNNISKITITQNEIQDIRTEAKNNEIYRMPDLKGKTLREVVDIFSGNKVNLKIEGTGIVKEFYPPIDTELSENAEIKVILK; from the coding sequence ATGAATACTAAATTATTAAAAATTTTACTTATCATATTAAATATATTATTTTTAATTGGTTCTATCATTTTAAAAAATCATCTTTACATTGTAGCTTCAATATTTTTTCTGATATATATTTTATGGATATTTAGAAAATGGAAAAAATTAGGAAAGAAAAAAAGATTTACAGCTAGAGCTTTAGCAAGTTGTGATATTATATTTTTCTTTATTATGATTTTTTTTCTAAGAATTTATAAAGTCCAAATTATTGATAATGGAAAATATCAAGGTTTAATAAGAAAACAAGTTGAAGGTTTTTCACTTCTTAAAGGTAAAAGGGGAACTATTTATAATAAAAATGGAAGAGAAATAGTTTATGATATTAGTGTGTATGATATTATAATTGACCCATATATGTTATCTTTAACAAATAAATTACCTGAAATTACTACAGAAATTGTTGATACACTTTCATTAAATAGAAACAAAAAAGAATTTATAGACCATTTATTAAAAGAAAGTCAAAGGAAAAAAAGATATAATCTTTTAGATGTAAATCTTAATCTAGAAGAAAAGAAAAAAATAGAAGAAATAATGAAAAAATATGGTTTAAGAAATAATGAAATTATTTTAAAAGAAGAAAATGAAAGAACATATTATAGAAAAGAAATTTATGAAAATATAGTAGGAGTTTTAGGACTTGATTCTAATGGAGAAAATTTGGTAGGAATTAGTGGAATAGAAAAAGAGTATGAGTCATACCTAAAACCTAAAAATATGAAAATAAAAAGAAGTTTTATAAAAAATAGAAAATTTACTATTCCAACTGCTAAAAAAATATTAGATATTTCATCTGATGGAAAAGATTTATATTTAACCATTGAAGATGATTTACAATATATACTAAATGATGAAATAAAGAAACAATTTGAAGAAACAGATTCAGAAGAAGCTTATGGAATAATTGTAGACCCGAATACAGGAGCCATTTTAGCTCTATCAAGTTTTCATAAAAATCCTCATATCGTAAGAAATCCTTTATTTCAAAATCAAGTTGAACCAGGTTCTATATTTAAACCTATTATAGTTGCTGGAGCATTAAATGATGGATATATAACAGAAGACTCTATTTTTGACATAGGAGATGGAAGAATAAAAAAATATGGCCATACTATAAAGGAAGCTACAAGGTCTTTAAAAGGTGAATTAACAGTAAAACAAATTCTTGAAAAATCAAGTAATGTTGGGATGGTAATGTTAACTGATAATATAGAAGATTCAAAAATAGAAGAATATTTAGATGATTTTGGATTTTATAATAAAACAAATATAGATTTTCCATATGAAAGAAAACCATATAATATTCCTAGTAAAAAATGGGATAAACTTAAAAAAAGTACAATATCTTTTGGACAGGGAATAGTTGTTACTCCTATTCAAATGATAATGGCTTTTTCATCCTTAGTAAATGGAGGAAAACTTTATAAACCATATTTAATAGAAAAAATAATTGATAGTAGTGATTCAACTGTTATTAGAAGAAATATTCCAGAAGTTATAAAGACTCCAATTTCAAAAGAAACTTCTGAAAAAATGAAGAAAATGTTAGAAGATGTTGTTGAAAGTGGAGGAGGAGAAAAAGCAAAAGTAGAAGGTTATACAATAGGTGGGAAAACAGGAACAGCACAAATAAGTGCTGGAAGAGTAGGATATTTAAAAGAAGATTATTTGACTTCATTTATAGGATTTTTTCCAGTAAATAAACCTAAATATGTAGGATTAATAATGTTTTATAAGCCTAATGTAGATAAAAAATTTGGAGGATTAGTTGCAGCTCCAGTTTTTGGAAATGTTATAAAAAGATTAACTATGACAAGAGAAATAGTTTCTAATAATATTTCTAAAATAACAATTACTCAAAATGAAATACAAGATATAAGAACAGAGGCAAAAAATAATGAAATTTACAGAATGCCAGATTTAAAAGGAAAAACTTTAAGAGAAGTAGTAGATATTTTTAGTGGAAATAAAGTTAATTTAAAAATTGAAGGGACAGGAATAGTTAAAGAATTTTATCCACCAATAGATACAGAATTATCAGAAAATGCAGAGATAAAAGTAATATTAAAGTAG
- the xseB gene encoding exodeoxyribonuclease VII small subunit, with product MAKTLSFEKIVENIDEIIEKLETGDLSLEDSIKEYEKAMKYINNAKKILNSAEGKLLKVIDKDGEIEIENFNKENEENA from the coding sequence ATGGCTAAGACACTTTCTTTCGAAAAGATAGTTGAAAATATAGATGAAATTATAGAAAAATTAGAAACAGGAGATTTATCTCTTGAGGATTCCATAAAAGAATATGAAAAAGCAATGAAATATATCAATAATGCAAAAAAAATATTAAATTCTGCTGAAGGAAAATTATTAAAAGTTATTGATAAAGATGGAGAAATAGAGATAGAAAATTTTAATAAGGAGAATGAGGAAAATGCTTAA
- a CDS encoding polyprenyl synthetase family protein, translating to MLKDYLNQKKEILENKVNEYLSDLEYPWQIADGMKYAILNGGKRIRPILLFMILDLFNKDEKFAYPTAVGLEMIHSYSLVHDDLPALDNDDYRRGKLTTHKKFGEAEGILIGDALLTHAFNIFTEKNIGLLSSEKIVEIVRLTSSYAGINGMIGGQMIDIESEGKKIDMKTLKYIHKNKTGKLLRLPIEFGCIIADVPLEIRKKLEEFADLIGLAFQIKDDILDIEGDFDTLGKPIGSDVELEKSTYPSLIGLVESKKLLIEITENAKNIIKNNFSEEKGKLLIELADYIAFRKK from the coding sequence ATGCTTAAAGATTATTTGAATCAAAAAAAAGAAATATTAGAAAATAAAGTAAATGAATATTTAAGTGATTTAGAATATCCTTGGCAAATTGCTGATGGAATGAAATATGCCATATTAAATGGTGGAAAAAGAATAAGACCTATTCTTCTTTTTATGATTCTAGACTTATTTAATAAAGATGAAAAATTTGCTTATCCTACAGCAGTAGGTTTAGAAATGATTCACTCTTATTCATTAGTTCATGATGATTTACCAGCTCTAGATAATGATGATTATAGAAGAGGAAAACTTACTACTCATAAAAAATTTGGTGAAGCAGAGGGAATATTAATAGGAGATGCTTTATTAACTCATGCTTTTAATATTTTTACTGAAAAAAATATTGGTTTACTTTCTTCTGAAAAAATAGTTGAAATAGTTAGACTTACTTCTAGCTATGCTGGTATTAATGGAATGATTGGTGGACAAATGATAGATATCGAAAGTGAAGGAAAAAAAATAGATATGAAAACTTTAAAATATATCCATAAAAATAAAACAGGAAAACTTTTAAGACTTCCTATTGAATTTGGCTGCATTATAGCTGATGTTCCTTTAGAAATCAGAAAAAAATTAGAAGAGTTCGCTGATTTAATAGGCTTAGCTTTTCAAATAAAAGATGATATTTTAGATATAGAAGGGGATTTTGATACTTTAGGAAAACCTATTGGAAGTGATGTAGAACTTGAAAAATCTACTTATCCTTCTTTAATTGGATTAGTTGAAAGCAAAAAACTTTTAATTGAAATAACTGAAAATGCAAAAAATATTATAAAAAATAATTTTTCTGAAGAAAAAGGAAAATTATTAATTGAACTT